Genomic window (Zingiber officinale cultivar Zhangliang chromosome 2B, Zo_v1.1, whole genome shotgun sequence):
ttttaggaattttctaggATTTAATCGGAACTCGTACgatgtattttgaggggatgcATTTATGGGCTTGAGAAAAAGTCTGTTTAGAATACCCgaagatgggagttgattgagaaactaaTCTAGGGCTTAATCAAATATACCTAGGTTTATAAATTCCCTTTCCTCTTCTtgcccgtgccctagcttccCACACGGCGCCGAATCCTCCTCCCCGAGCCTTCACGCGACGCTGCCCAACAACCCATCGCCGATCATCTTCTCCATTGAGCCACAGTCGCCGGACACCACATCCGGCGATCCCTCCCTCACGCAAGCAACACAGCGGCGATCTTTCTCCCTCGCACGAGCACCCCAGCCGCCGAATCTTCTTCGCTCCCGAGCCCTGCCGCCAAAGCTGTCGTGCCCTAGCCCCTCCCCACCGCTTCTCCAGCACTCCTCTCTTAAAGCGGAATTTCTCCTCCAGACCGTGAGAAAAGGCAAGTAGTTCCTTTGTAGATACGGATGGGTGTTGTTTTTCTTCGGTGGCCTAGCAGCTAGTTTTAGTTGTCGATTTCCATTTAGCTTGGGGTTATGCGATTTCGGCTAGGGTTTGAAAGTGCTAGATGTTATCCCGATGGATTCCTTTGTGCCTCTGCTAGTTTATTTTTGACTCACTGGAACGAATTTAGGTGTTATGATTTCTGATGTTCACGGTGTTTACTGGTAAATTTCTACATTGGAGAGGTTCTCGTTGAGTTCTGGAATTTGATAGAGATTTCGATTGGGTTTTGATGATTTCGTTGCTTCTTTGTGGTAGCTTCGATTCGTCGGGAACAAACATAGGGAGGTTGTAAATCTGATTTATGTTTACCTACTTTCTCAATTTtctgcaacaaatttggggagaTGGTGATTGATTTCAGTGTTCCATTATTTCCTCTAGATTATTGCAAATGGCTGGACAAATTAAGGTTTCAAATTGGTTTCTTTTTACATTTTAGAATGTTCTTACTTTATCGAGTTAGCACCAAGTTTCTGGACTGATTGGGTAAGTGGTAACTCATTTTCGTTGTGGTCCTCATTTCTTTGAAGATAGCTGTGAATTTGGATGAAGTTGGAGGTGAAGAATCAATTTTGATGCGGTTTTTGATTCTTTGTGGTTGCTTGAGATTTGTTTGGACCGATCTAGAGggatttgggtgaatcgaggttcatagttggattagggtttcctaattaagttgggtttaggtttagctagttggtggttatgaaattagctaaattgtacatcacatgatttgcaggacgtcgattcgagacgagcgtcatGACGTGGGTTTGAGTCTTATACGACTGACatattaaggcgggtacttcttgctttgcttTCTTTTAGTaccttgaccttagtgcatgaattattttggataaggattgtttaccttgactccactcttactttcctgcgcttgatacttccacgcaatctttgagaaattcgtttctatatccatacagtctcttcttgttgtccatgatccgtAGCAGATACTAAATATCATATTTGGATACTTtaactgttgcttatttatgtacgatattgagcatgctggcctcatgtagcatacctgtttctgcttatatatatatatacatgatgactgttgcattgttcgcatcatgtcattgcatgcatgccgctgtcgtgccgcactcggccactcgtgtgagtggtagctggagtacgagcaacagggaccccgccgcagatgtagctagttagctactatgcaactgtcccctcggccactcgtgtcaGTGGTAGCTGGaatggtgtacagtctgtcactgacccggcctctcgaccacacaggggtcatggtgcagagaggtgggcgggagtgaccatccgtgcatacactgttattatatttgttatgACTGCTGCtatttatatatgctgttattgcttactcaCTGCTGTTGTTCGCATATGCTAATatgcttgtgttgagatatattctcgttGTCGATGTTTAGTCAttagaaatttgtatataccttgcttattacccctgtagttatgagcagtactgtagcagattaatACCAGTTCTAACCTactatatctagcctaggatatggtttcaggtatgagcatttgttttgattctatttttgtatctgctatttcctcttatgagactgtatacttttggcaCTTTCTAtctgtatattatgttcatgcactatcttatctttacccgctgagttccaatactcatcaCCCcataaaatggttttctttcgctaggtaacaggtagatgagacatggatgcttggagagatgtcggccgttagtcctgggtcctacgtcacactcgagaatagtttttttattattgggttttgttatcgtttggatTGTATGTTAATTTTGCGTACTTTGCTTTTAAACAAGTCATTAgggaattttgggtcaagtctgtgatgacaggtatttttgttagtgtcgttgttagttttacgtttgtattattttgtgtcttccgctgtgcatgtttccagtcgtgtgggttgttgttaactgtgtagttgtttttattcatttatgtccagtcgggtaggctgtgtatattaattgcgtggttatattatttttattgtgtatatattccagctgagtgtggctaatgtatattttgtatgtagtaatgtttcagattgtcacccgtacaggggagatgctgccgaaatttcttctggcatggactcctttgggggcgtgacatattgtccactttgtgcctacaccctcatgactttgctcttgggctctcctcaAAATGCCttattccaatggagatatcctacatccttttaaacccatgatctttactaaatctttcaaatgtgggactttgattgaatcccaacaatcctcctctcaaacgaaggaccacaattactctcatagtcAGGGTCTTCCCGCGAGTATTctatcaccctgacctgctctgggcctccctGCAAGCATCTGCATCTGGTCATTCTTGAACTACTGCAGGCCTCCCTGTCAGCATCTGGTCACCCAAACCTACTAGCCTCCCCACAAGtctccggtcaccttgacctgctccaggTCTCCCTGTGAGTATCTGGTCACTCTGACCTGCTTCAGGCCTCCCCACAAGTATCTAATCACTCATGACTAGCTTCGGGCCTACCCTCAATTTCGTTCAAGGACACCCCACATTGTATTTCtctggaccatgactctgataccatttgttgtgcccaaaggatgcccacatatctccacaatggcatgatattgtccactttaggcctagacTCTCATGACTTTGTTCTTGGGCTATTTCCGAAAGACCTCATGCTAATAAAGATATCTTGCATCCTTTTaatccatgatctttaccaaatctttccagtgtggaactttgattgaaccccaacaatcctccctttaaacgaaggaccacaattactctcatggtacAGGCCTTCCCGCGAGCatttggtcaccctgacctgctctgggccttCCGTAAGCATCcgtatccggtcaccttgacctacagGGCCTCCTCGCGAGCATTCGATCACCTTGATCTGCTTCGGTTCTCCTTGCAAGCATCTGATCACTCTAACCTACTCGTTTCCTCGTAAATATctggtcatcctgacctactccaGGCCTACCTTCAAGCATCCAGTTATCCTGACCTACTCTGGACCTCCTCACGAGTATCCAGTCACCCTGACTTGCTTCGAGGCCTTTCCCACAAGCATCTGGTCATCTTGACCTGCTCTAGGCCTACCCACGAGCATTTGTTTCCGGTCATTCTTGACCTACTCCAGGTCTCCTTAGAGCATCTAGTCAACCTGACCTACCCCAGGCCTATCCTTAACTTCGTTTAAGGTCACTCCACATTGCATCTGGCCTAGACCATGACTTTGATatcatttgttgtgcccaaagaaTGTTCACATatatccacaatggtatgatattgtccactttgggcctagaccctcatgactttgctcttgggctcttcaCAAAAGACCTCATTCCAAttgagatatcctacatccttttaaacccatgatctttaccaaatctttctaatataggactttgattgaatcccaacaaataacctagtaagagcataagctataaacgacaaaggaggtatATATGTGGGTAAGGAAAAAAATCCTCGAATAATTATTACACATTACCTATGTTGTACACTTTCCTTTACTTAACAAACTCCGACACACTGCATCAcctcatgattacggaggttatgtGAGGGGGTATATAAAGGAGGAATCCTCTCTGTGAAAAGGTACGTTCTTTGAACATTTGCCACTTACACTCGGGCACACATCTTTTACTGTTCTTCATTCACCTGTCCAGACTTGTACTAATTTGAGTGTCGGAGACCCTTCATCAGGGACTCTCCCCTGGTTTTTGGGTGCTGTATCTCTGTGTGCACATGATCAGAAGAAAGCTTTCCCGTGGAGTGAAAAGTTTTTGACCAGTCAATTATCAAATCACCGTACCCTGTGCGTCACTATTCCAAATGCTAGTAggcgcccgtgatttacctcctccgtattgatctTGGGATGAGTTGATGAGAATACTGGAGATGAgcatattcatcttttaccacaaTAGAGTCATGCAACACATGGACCCATCATAGATTATCAGGATCAAGAACTAAAGAACGTGTTCTAGTAAAAACTACTTCTAGTAACAGCTAGATTTTGTTCGCAGATTTAAAAGGAACACAGGGACGCGTTTTTATATATATCCATTTAAATTCTCTATGGACAGTGCTGTGGGAGTTGAATTGATCTGCTACGGCGTTGACCGTTGAGTCTAATAATGCAAACCGGGTGGTCGAGCCTTTCGAACCGACGCGGCAACGATTTCGATGGCTCTCCGCGCGATTCTCCCGGCCGTAACAGCCGACTCCGCCTCCGACTCGACCGTTCCTCCTCTTACTCCTCCTCTCCGCCGCCCaaaattttcaagtttcaaaTCTCTCCGTTAATCCCGATCCTCCCCTCCGACAGTAACAGCTCTCCCACTAAATTCTCGTCGCGCATTTAATTCTTTCCCAAACCAAATCAAAACCCATTCCAGAAACACCAGCCGTCCCTTCCATAACAGCAAACAACGGCAATCCTGCAGCGGAACTGCTCCGCCTCATAATAGAACGCCGGCCGGCTTCCCGGTTCTTATTATTATAGGTTGATCAGCTCTTACAATCAGCATGTTCCTTCACCGTCTCTTTGGTCTCGTTTGAATCCTAAAGTAGTGTAGCCATTACGCTCTCATCATGGCCTCCTCCGTGGCTCCGATGCCGATCTCCGGTAAGTGGCTCGAACCAGTCCGAGTCTCCGACTCCACCGCCAATAGCCGCTGCTCCTTCAACCCTTCTTACCTCGGCAAGATCGTCGCCCCTCAGCGGGAAACCAAAGATGTgcattcctcctcctcctcctccgaccGGTCTGAGGAGGACGGCGGGTCGCCGGGGATTCTAGAACGGTGGGCGTCGTTGCAGGCGCGAGAGCTGGCCAGGACCCTCGACCGGCAGGCTCGCGAGGCTGAAATCTTAGCGTTGGCCACCGCCGCTCCGCCTGTCTCCGCCCGCGCCCTATCCTTTCTCCGCGAGGCTTCTGATTCCTCTTCGGCCGGCACTGCTGCAGTCGCTGCTGTCGACCTTCCTAGAAGCGTCCGGGCGTCGTCGCTGATACAGATGTGGAGGGATTTGGAGACCGACGCAGGGTTCAGTCCCAAGAACAGACCGGAGAACAGCAGCTACAACGCCGATAATGCCACACCCGCTGCTACTTCCTCGTCATCGGATGAGCTTTCCAGCGATTACTCCGGGGACTCGGATTCTGACATCCCAGCCACGAATTGTTCTTTGTTGAGGGAGAAGAATGGTCGGGTGGAGAACATCGTGAGGATGATGAGTTCCGGAAACAGGACACGCACCGCCGCCTCGTCATTGAATTCCAAGAACAAGCAATCCCCCCGAAAAAAACCGGAGGCGATGGCAGATAAGACATCAAGTGATCAGCGATCCATTGAAGATTTTGTTGCAAGAATGGAGCAGGAAAGGCGGAGCGAGCTTGTAGCATTGAATGAGCATCGTTGCGTCTCTCAGTTCCAGCATCAGGTAATCTGCAACTGAAAAACCGACGAATTCATTCTTGATCTTAATCtcattctgaaaaaaaaaaaaaactttaggaaatgaatttttaatttctaaactGAGTTTCTGAATTATAACAGTACAAATTCTCATCATGTTGAGAGTGTGATGCTGAATGTACACTCTCTCCGTGTGAATATACATTAAAGAAGTTATAGGCTAATAATTGACATTTTTTTCTTCATGTTCATCTTTGTAGCCAATATATGGTCTCACGAAACATTCAACACCAAAGGAGTCTGATGAATTGCATAGACGAACAGCAATCATGCATCCCAGGTAAAAACAAGAATTGCTACACTTACGACGAGCATAGTATCGAATATGTGTTGTACTTACATGGAtgttgaaaccacctcttgtgtTGTTTGAAAACTAATACTTGCCAAGAATTCATACGGTTAGGAATTCATAGTCTCCATGCAATCTCTTCTGTTATGAACAAGTTCTATAACCTTCATTTGCCTAGTTCTCTGTTTCAGTCTAAGTCTTGCTTAATCATTTTGTGGTAGGAGGAAGCAACTAGATGCTGAAGATTTTACTAGTCAGTTTGCTGCTAAGAGATATGATTCAGAAAGTTATCGTCACACAAACTCATCGTGGGATGAAAGAAATTTGTGGATGAGTAACCTTGATTTGCAAAGTATGGCAGATTTGTTACCTTCATATGGTTGGGGCGGTGAGGTGATTACCGAGGAAGGAGAATCATACTTGCAGCAACATGTTAGTAGATGGATGCATCAGCCCTCCAGTTCATGGAGACAATTAGCAGTCAGAAGGCAACCAATGTGCGTTGGATTCTTTCAGAAATTTGCTGATAATGTTGAGCTTATGGAGCTTTATGAAAGGTAATCTTGTTTCTGTTTGATAATTAATAACATAAAGTTGATGTTCTCTTTATGTGTGTGTTTCTCTTATCTGATTGAAAGAGTGTCCTAATATGGATTTTAGTATATTCTTCACTTACATGGCTTAAAGATCACGACAAATGGCATTGTTTAGTACTTTAATTCTAGAGTTCTGAATGTTTTGCTTAATCGTCCCTTGTTCATTTTTCTCCAGGAGAAGAGTCTCGACTTCCCTGGATAGCGATTTCTGCAACAAGTTAAACACAGTGGTCTTATCATTGTTAGACAGACAAAGGAAATGCTGTTTCGATGAAGACCTAACTGTAAATGATGAAGACCATCCATTCTGGCAACAAAAGGATGAGTACTTCAATAGTTCTAAGCATGTTGTTGATATCCCATCATCATGCTTAACTCCGCAAAACCATACCATGTTCCACTCAGAGCACCAGAAACATGCTTCATCCCCTCACCAATCATCTAAAAATGTATTGAGAAGTTCAATTTTCTTCTTTACAATGCTTTAGAACAAAATTTGATGATACGACGATATACTTGTTTGCAACATGGCAGGATGTAGAATTCATGGATGAATTGAGAAGCGGCATGACTCAGATACACGAAGAACTTCATGAACTTCGCAAGTTAGTCAAGAGTTGCATGGAGAAGCAAGTTGAATTACGCGATTCTATCAAACAAGATATTTTAGATGTGATTAGGCAATCAAGTGAGTCCTTCTTGTTCTACCCTTTATGGAATCAGTTCTGAATTTGCTGACCGCTAATTAATTATCCAATCTTGATGATTTTTTACCACCTTTGATCAGTTCTAATATAGGTCCAGCTGAGAGTATCTTGAATCGTTCATCCGCAACGATATGAATAAGATGCAGGTGTTGTACCTGCTTCGATACACAATCCCACTCATTGTTATATAGGTACGTATGTTTTCCATTGCAATTGAGTAGCCATCTTGATTCCAAATTAATGTTGTCATCTTCAGGTGTGAGCATGTGTGCCTGAGTTTAAGTGTGCTGCCGAGCTACA
Coding sequences:
- the LOC122045184 gene encoding uncharacterized protein LOC122045184 isoform X1 translates to MASSVAPMPISGKWLEPVRVSDSTANSRCSFNPSYLGKIVAPQRETKDVHSSSSSSDRSEEDGGSPGILERWASLQARELARTLDRQAREAEILALATAAPPVSARALSFLREASDSSSAGTAAVAAVDLPRSVRASSLIQMWRDLETDAGFSPKNRPENSSYNADNATPAATSSSSDELSSDYSGDSDSDIPATNCSLLREKNGRVENIVRMMSSGNRTRTAASSLNSKNKQSPRKKPEAMADKTSSDQRSIEDFVARMEQERRSELVALNEHRCVSQFQHQPIYGLTKHSTPKESDELHRRTAIMHPRRKQLDAEDFTSQFAAKRYDSESYRHTNSSWDERNLWMSNLDLQSMADLLPSYGWGGEVITEEGESYLQQHVSRWMHQPSSSWRQLAVRRQPMCVGFFQKFADNVELMELYERRRVSTSLDSDFCNKLNTVVLSLLDRQRKCCFDEDLTVNDEDHPFWQQKDEYFNSSKHVVDIPSSCLTPQNHTMFHSEHQKHASSPHQSSKNDVEFMDELRSGMTQIHEELHELRKLVKSCMEKQVELRDSIKQDILDVIRQSSPAESILNRSSATI
- the LOC122045184 gene encoding uncharacterized protein LOC122045184 isoform X2, which codes for MASSVAPMPISGKWLEPVRVSDSTANSRCSFNPSYLGKIVAPQRETKDVHSSSSSSDRSEEDGGSPGILERWASLQARELARTLDRQAREAEILALATAAPPVSARALSFLREASDSSSAGTAAVAAVDLPRSVRASSLIQMWRDLETDAGFSPKNRPENSSYNADNATPAATSSSSDELSSDYSGDSDSDIPATNCSLLREKNGRVENIVRMMSSGNRTRTAASSLNSKNKQSPRKKPEAMADKTSSDQRSIEDFVARMEQERRSELVALNEHRCVSQFQHQPIYGLTKHSTPKESDELHRRTAIMHPRRKQLDAEDFTSQFAAKRYDSESYRHTNSSWDERNLWMSNLDLQSMADLLPSYGWGGEVITEEGESYLQQHVSRWMHQPSSSWRQLAVRRQPMCVGFFQKFADNVELMELYERRRVSTSLDSDFCNKLNTVVLSLLDRQRKCCFDEDLTVNDEDHPFWQQKDEYFNSSKHVVDIPSSCLTPQNHTMFHSEHQKHASSPHQSSKNDVEFMDELRSGMTQIHEELHELRKLVKSCMEKQVELRDSIKQDILDVIRQSILI